The following are encoded together in the Diabrotica undecimpunctata isolate CICGRU chromosome 7, icDiaUnde3, whole genome shotgun sequence genome:
- the LOC140446979 gene encoding SET domain-containing protein SmydA-8-like: MAQEDLFEIRKNEKVGRYAVAKKNLKAGDVIFSEKPFAYGPKSDSPCICLGCYTYLESQNLCSKCSWPVCSPECENKPVHKDFECEVFSKAKVKFQLVDDPSETCLQYECITPLRVLLSKDKDPKRWEEEIQYMEPHNDIRKQKPIWEFNQHNVVEYLRTVCKLDRFSEELIHTVCGILDINAFEARTPEGNAVRCLFPKLAIMSHNCVSNIHHAVDGKGTGAVDDFSVTVRAAVDVASGKELHSSYTYSLWPTLVRREFLRENKFFECTCERCSDKSELGTHCSTLKCQKCDNGIIMSTDPLDDKCEWKCTHCEFKTSAVAVRKVFATIQADLDNVEYIFGPEGLQQRETLYKKYKSVLHPKNSYMTILRSGLVQLYGKAEGYTLSDLPDLILERKCELCQQLLDVLDVIEPGKSRIRGIILYELHGPQMIIARHQYQNNVITKDKFKQELRQSVDNLGQAVQILKQEPPSLPEGQLYLIANQAYEQLNENFDMLVETA; encoded by the exons ATGGCACAGGAG GATTTATTTGAAATTAGGAAAAATGAAAAAGTTGGAAGGTACGCAGTagccaaaaaaaatttaaaggcaggAGATGTCATTTTCTCGGAAAAGCCTTTTGCCTACGGTCCCAAAtcag ACAGTCCATGCATTTGTTTGGGATGCTACACCTATTTAGAAAGCCAAAATTTATGTTCCAAATGTTCCTGGCCGGTGTGTTCACCGGAATGTGAAAATAAACCAGTACATAAAGATTTTGAATGTGAAGTATTTTCTAAAGCTAAAGTGAAATTTCAACTGGTGGATGACCCATCTGAAACCTGCCTTCAGTATGAATGTATTACACCATTAAG GGTTCTCTTGTCCAAGGACAAAGATCCAAAACGATGGGAAGAGGAGATCCAATATATGGAACCTCATAATGATATAAGAAAACAGAAGCCAATTTGGGAATTTAATCAACACAATGTAGTTGAATATCTCCGAACAGTGTGTAAACTGGATAGGTTTTCCGAAGAATTGATACATACAGTATGTGGAATTTTAGATATAAACGCATTTGAAGCTAGAACACCTGAAGGCAATGCTGTAAGGTGTCTGTTTCCTAAACTGGCAATAATGTCGCACAATTGTGTATCAAACATTCATCATGCTGTTGACGGTAAAGGAACTGGAGCTGTTGATGATTTCAG TGTCACAGTGAGAGCAGCAGTGGATGTAGCTTCAGGAAAAGAATTACATAGTAGTTACACTTATTCCTTGTGGCCCACGTTGGTTCGAAGAGAGTTTTTAAGAGAAAACAAATTCTTTGAGTGTACTTGTGAGAGGTGTTCCGATAAATCAGAGTTGGGTACTCATTGTAGCACACTTAAATGTCAGAAATGCGATAATGGAATAATCATGTCAACTGATCCATTAG ATGACAAATGTGAATGGAAATGCACTCACTGTGAATTTAAAACAAGTGCAGTAGCAGTAAGAAAGGTTTTTGCAACTATCCAAGCAGATTTAGATAATGTGGAATACATATTTGGCCCAGAAG GACTTCAACAAAGAGAAACTTTATATAAAAAGTACAAATCTGTATTGCATCCTAAAAATTCGTATATGACAATACTAAGAAGTGGATTAGTTCAATTATATGGAAAAGCTGAAGGATATACTTTAAGCGATTTGCCAGATTTAATATTAGAGCGCAAATGCGAGCTTTGCCAGCAACTTTTAGATGTTCTCGATGTAATAGAACCAGGAAAATCGAGAATAAGAG GTATCATTCTCTATGAGTTACACGGTCCACAAATGATTATAGCGAGACACCAGTATCAAAACAATGTCATTACGAAAGATAAATTCAAACAAGAGTTGAGACAATCCGTTGACAATTTAGGGCAAGCGGTTCAGATCCTGAAGCAGGAACCACCTAGTCTTCCTGAAGGCCAACTTTACTTAATAGCAAATCAAGCGTATGAACAACTTAATGAAAACTTTGATATGCTAGTTGAAACTGCCTAA